Proteins encoded together in one Planctomyces sp. SH-PL14 window:
- a CDS encoding S1 family peptidase, which produces MKKSLCLAVLLLVFASKTTAQQFSQDVEMIAFDDTGNLIPASAQRLNVILNQPGTPPPTDVYIVAHGWNNSFSEARASYRKMMDQMRAVANRHTLLDASYRSLIVGVSWPSKAWDEEPQGRSLTDEGTSDSDLLTLYRVFPAALGNGTYEQDILTMQQLLATAPESLTVADYQVAEDLFRKYRLKGEDADDDGVFLFATDGRGLFDSRFSIRNGLRMFTYWQMKERAGVIGQKGVRPKLIDRIHVAYPQARVHLLGHSFGCKMMLACLAANQPPVRKVESLVLLQGAVSYQAMSPIGSYANVTTRVAGPILATFSEHDSALGLPYELASQVAGQTAERSASVYSALGRVGAEIGQRITIVDDQAADPYVLRPGVYSADGRRYVLEHSDFFNAAVARLIWSAVRPQATGVQPTDHGPARSLGRGRSSDELRGAAQRASKLVAASGDLPDRAIFQLFVESVDSQLAAPSQADALGTVADSITFPPLSITLDEPGGFNLTAARPLRVDINRSLVRSSLRSKLIDEQFILVDSYRKNVRQMIIDGRADAGVERVLGDCGQRDGDFKQCVAVGWRRKGLDGDWSWEGSGTLVDSNFVLTAGHVVPDGLRLRAPAERIDTIANRWEFAVLIGNDVSAERPTIKRVKLRHEHPEFDGIRYRHDLALLELVDPVKPADLGLADGAALPIQPAATEVWNNVTPQLVTLVGFGSCNRTADPESFGSRRAAPDVPVGIPASESDARILGCNFPWEFAAGGMGVDTCKGDSGGPVFFFDGTKYWLVGVTSRAAHINVAAGISVAAPQISPCGDGGVYVWIGKYLDTWIRPAMRAARASGATTGTGN; this is translated from the coding sequence ATGAAAAAATCCTTGTGTTTGGCCGTTCTACTACTTGTGTTCGCGTCGAAAACGACGGCACAGCAGTTTTCTCAAGACGTCGAAATGATCGCGTTCGATGACACTGGAAACCTGATCCCGGCATCAGCCCAGCGGTTGAATGTGATTCTCAATCAGCCCGGAACTCCGCCGCCGACCGATGTATATATCGTCGCCCATGGATGGAACAACAGCTTCAGCGAGGCCAGGGCATCCTATCGAAAGATGATGGACCAGATGCGCGCGGTTGCCAACCGGCATACCTTGCTGGACGCGTCTTACCGTTCACTGATTGTCGGCGTCAGCTGGCCTTCCAAGGCCTGGGACGAGGAACCGCAGGGTCGTTCTCTGACAGATGAAGGAACCAGCGACAGCGATCTGCTAACGCTGTATCGCGTATTCCCGGCTGCGCTCGGCAACGGAACTTATGAGCAAGACATCTTAACGATGCAGCAATTGCTGGCCACCGCTCCTGAGTCGCTGACGGTGGCCGACTATCAGGTTGCGGAAGACCTGTTTCGCAAATACCGCTTGAAAGGGGAAGATGCTGACGATGACGGCGTCTTTCTCTTTGCAACGGATGGTCGGGGATTGTTCGATTCTCGCTTTTCCATCCGCAATGGTCTGCGGATGTTTACCTATTGGCAAATGAAGGAGCGCGCCGGAGTCATTGGCCAGAAAGGCGTGCGGCCTAAGCTAATCGACCGCATCCATGTCGCTTATCCGCAGGCTCGGGTCCATCTGTTGGGGCACAGCTTTGGCTGCAAAATGATGCTGGCCTGTCTTGCTGCGAACCAACCTCCGGTGCGCAAGGTCGAATCGCTGGTATTGCTGCAGGGCGCGGTGTCCTATCAGGCGATGAGCCCGATCGGCAGTTACGCCAACGTCACAACTCGCGTGGCAGGTCCCATCCTCGCCACATTTTCCGAACACGACTCGGCTCTCGGGCTGCCCTACGAACTCGCGTCGCAAGTGGCCGGGCAAACCGCGGAACGGAGCGCGTCCGTCTACAGTGCGCTCGGACGAGTGGGAGCAGAGATCGGACAGCGGATCACAATCGTCGACGACCAGGCCGCTGATCCCTATGTCCTGAGGCCGGGGGTCTACAGCGCCGATGGACGAAGATACGTTCTGGAACACAGTGATTTTTTCAACGCAGCCGTCGCGAGGCTGATCTGGTCGGCTGTCCGGCCACAGGCAACTGGTGTTCAGCCAACCGATCATGGCCCGGCGCGATCACTTGGTCGCGGTCGTTCGTCTGATGAATTGCGAGGAGCCGCGCAACGTGCGTCGAAATTGGTGGCTGCAAGTGGCGATCTGCCTGATCGCGCCATCTTTCAACTCTTCGTCGAAAGTGTCGATTCGCAACTTGCAGCGCCTTCTCAGGCAGACGCACTCGGAACGGTAGCGGACTCCATCACTTTTCCGCCGCTTTCCATAACACTCGATGAACCGGGCGGGTTTAACCTGACAGCGGCCAGACCGTTACGCGTCGACATCAATCGAAGTCTTGTCCGGAGTTCGTTGCGAAGCAAATTGATTGATGAGCAGTTTATCCTGGTCGACTCGTACCGGAAGAACGTCCGCCAGATGATCATCGACGGACGGGCCGATGCGGGTGTCGAGCGTGTGCTGGGTGACTGCGGCCAGCGCGATGGTGACTTTAAACAGTGCGTGGCCGTCGGCTGGCGACGCAAGGGACTGGACGGAGACTGGTCATGGGAAGGCTCAGGAACGCTGGTCGATTCGAACTTTGTGCTGACGGCGGGGCACGTCGTACCTGATGGATTGCGGTTGCGCGCGCCAGCCGAGCGAATTGATACGATCGCCAACCGGTGGGAGTTCGCAGTTCTGATTGGAAATGACGTCAGTGCTGAAAGGCCCACCATCAAGCGCGTCAAGTTGCGCCACGAGCATCCTGAGTTCGACGGGATCCGCTATCGACATGATCTGGCGCTGCTGGAACTGGTCGACCCGGTAAAGCCAGCCGATCTCGGACTCGCCGACGGCGCAGCGCTCCCCATCCAGCCAGCGGCAACGGAAGTGTGGAACAATGTAACACCGCAATTGGTAACGCTGGTTGGGTTCGGTTCCTGCAATCGGACAGCCGATCCGGAGTCTTTCGGATCGAGACGCGCCGCGCCCGATGTCCCTGTCGGGATTCCAGCAAGCGAGAGCGATGCAAGAATTCTGGGGTGCAATTTTCCCTGGGAGTTCGCAGCCGGTGGAATGGGAGTCGATACCTGCAAAGGTGATAGCGGGGGTCCCGTCTTCTTTTTCGACGGTACCAAGTATTGGCTTGTGGGGGTCACGTCGCGTGCCGCCCACATCAATGTCGCTGCTGGCATCTCGGTCGCTGCGCCGCAAATATCGCCTTGTGGAGACGGAGGGGTTTATGTCTGGATTGGAAAGTATCTTGACACTTGGATTCGACCTGCGATGAGGGCTGCCCGGGCCTCGGGTGCGACCACAGGGACCGGGAATTGA
- a CDS encoding GMC oxidoreductase, protein MTRPIDLIVVGSGFGGAVVACRAAEAGARVLVLERGRRWTPDTYPRTFKDPWLFDAHRPRYCNGWLDVRVFPKMTVVQGAGVGGGSLCYSSVLLPATPDAFESGWPPEITFRELQPYYERAAQMLQPAPVPDGQRSARFRLLQRAAAAAGLSEQFRPAPLAVSFDPNYSFDLPEPIHPRHTHAFRNEHGRWQGTCVHLGNCDIGCDVRAKNTLDLNYLAVAENHGADIRPLHLVRFVEPGGRGYRVHVTQLSSGATEVLEAPKVVLAAGSLGTTEILLRSRDEYGTLPQISPALGSGWSANANVLTPAKYPNRNAVQQGIGPTISAILDFGDGPRQGQKFVVEDDGFPNVLLNTLRAKWSTRWGSSVAMSFPPLLRRGFGEKNPLANLMIWLGAGVDRSDGHLRLRRQWLTPWKRRLTLKWDAASALATVETILQVHKELTSRTGGRLQIPFYWRWFRHLVTVHPLGGSRISQDVLSGVTNHFGEVFGYKGLFVCDGAAIPQAIGRNPSLTIAALAERSSHFLLHNSDHIT, encoded by the coding sequence ATGACTCGGCCCATTGACTTAATCGTCGTAGGCAGTGGCTTCGGGGGCGCTGTCGTGGCGTGCCGGGCTGCCGAGGCCGGGGCGCGCGTGCTGGTGTTGGAACGCGGCCGGAGGTGGACGCCCGACACGTACCCTCGAACGTTCAAGGATCCCTGGCTGTTCGATGCGCACCGCCCTCGGTATTGCAACGGCTGGTTGGACGTCCGCGTGTTCCCGAAAATGACCGTGGTCCAGGGGGCCGGCGTCGGTGGAGGATCGCTGTGTTACTCGAGTGTTCTCCTGCCGGCGACGCCCGACGCGTTTGAGTCGGGCTGGCCGCCGGAGATCACGTTTCGCGAGTTGCAGCCCTACTATGAGCGGGCGGCACAGATGCTCCAACCGGCACCGGTTCCCGACGGACAGCGTTCGGCGCGGTTTCGATTGCTGCAGAGGGCGGCCGCCGCGGCGGGCCTCTCGGAGCAATTTCGTCCGGCCCCACTGGCGGTCTCGTTCGATCCCAACTACTCGTTCGACCTTCCGGAGCCGATTCACCCCCGGCACACTCACGCGTTCCGGAACGAACATGGCCGATGGCAGGGAACCTGCGTGCATCTGGGCAACTGCGACATCGGTTGCGACGTCCGCGCCAAGAATACGCTCGATCTCAACTACCTGGCGGTGGCCGAGAACCATGGGGCCGACATCCGGCCGTTGCATCTCGTCCGGTTTGTGGAGCCTGGCGGTCGGGGGTATCGGGTCCATGTCACGCAGCTGTCCAGCGGCGCCACCGAGGTGCTCGAGGCCCCCAAGGTCGTCTTGGCGGCCGGGTCGCTGGGAACGACGGAAATCCTGCTTCGATCTCGAGACGAATATGGAACGCTCCCTCAAATCAGCCCTGCGTTGGGTTCCGGCTGGAGTGCGAACGCGAACGTGCTCACACCAGCGAAATACCCTAATCGGAACGCCGTGCAGCAAGGCATCGGACCGACGATTTCCGCCATACTGGATTTTGGAGACGGCCCGCGACAAGGTCAGAAGTTCGTAGTGGAGGACGACGGCTTTCCCAATGTCCTTCTCAACACGCTGCGGGCGAAGTGGTCCACGCGCTGGGGCTCATCGGTCGCCATGTCTTTTCCCCCTTTGCTGCGGCGGGGTTTTGGCGAAAAGAACCCGCTTGCCAACCTGATGATATGGTTGGGAGCGGGAGTTGACCGCTCGGACGGCCACCTTCGCCTCCGCCGCCAATGGCTGACTCCCTGGAAGCGTCGTCTCACTCTCAAATGGGACGCCGCCAGTGCCCTGGCCACGGTTGAAACCATTCTGCAGGTTCACAAGGAATTGACCTCCCGAACCGGTGGACGGTTGCAGATCCCCTTCTACTGGCGATGGTTCCGACACCTCGTGACCGTTCATCCACTCGGCGGAAGCAGGATATCTCAGGATGTTCTGTCGGGAGTCACCAATCATTTCGGAGAAGTGTTCGGGTACAAGGGGCTATTCGTCTGCGATGGAGCGGCCATCCCGCAGGCTATCGGACGGAACCCTTCATTAACAATCGCTGCTCTGGCGGAGAGATCTTCGCACTTCCTACTCCACAATTCTGATCATATAACCTAA
- a CDS encoding transposase, with protein MIWDGAGFHTSHMLRVPANVTVLQLPAYSPELNPAENLWHYLKSHYWSNKSYADYDSLEAAAMSAWRTAVLNPELMKTVCSDKALKRATSN; from the coding sequence CTGATCTGGGATGGAGCGGGCTTCCACACCAGCCACATGCTCCGTGTGCCTGCCAATGTCACGGTCCTGCAGCTTCCGGCTTACAGTCCAGAACTGAACCCGGCGGAGAATCTGTGGCATTACCTCAAGAGCCACTACTGGTCGAACAAGTCCTACGCCGACTACGACTCGCTGGAGGCGGCGGCCATGTCCGCATGGCGGACTGCAGTTCTCAACCCCGAACTGATGAAGACCGTCTGCTCCGACAAGGCACTCAAACGCGCCACTTCCAACTAG
- a CDS encoding transposase, with protein MKLRIRSLLKEERVEEDCEQGAWTKRWRTWLAGVLLPEHSRWVLDRDLKRLDQLAHEIKEVDNRMEEATREDVVVQTLRKQPGVGVVTALLLRAVIGRFDRFRSGKQLSRYCGLTPRNASSGKRQSDGGLVAEGHDDLRAALIQLAKRLPRHEPRWQELHARLRKTKPANVVSAAIANRWVRRLYHEFVPGLSRNRGPA; from the coding sequence TTGAAGCTGCGGATCCGGTCGCTCCTGAAGGAGGAGCGGGTCGAGGAGGACTGCGAGCAAGGCGCCTGGACGAAACGGTGGCGGACGTGGCTGGCCGGTGTGTTGCTGCCGGAGCATTCGCGATGGGTGCTGGATCGGGACCTCAAACGTCTCGATCAGCTAGCTCATGAGATCAAGGAAGTGGACAACCGGATGGAGGAGGCGACGCGGGAAGACGTCGTAGTCCAGACGCTCCGGAAGCAGCCGGGAGTCGGCGTGGTGACGGCGCTGCTGTTGCGGGCTGTGATCGGCCGCTTCGACCGGTTTCGGAGCGGGAAGCAGCTATCGCGGTACTGCGGCCTGACACCGCGGAACGCCTCCAGCGGGAAGCGGCAGTCAGACGGTGGCCTGGTGGCGGAGGGGCACGATGACCTGCGAGCAGCCTTGATCCAGTTGGCGAAGCGTCTTCCCCGGCACGAGCCGAGATGGCAGGAGCTGCATGCGAGGTTACGGAAGACAAAGCCGGCGAACGTAGTCTCGGCGGCGATTGCCAACCGGTGGGTGCGTCGTCTGTATCACGAGTTCGTTCCGGGCCTGAGCCGGAATCGGGGCCCCGCATGA
- a CDS encoding Imm70 family immunity protein, producing the protein MGLYLCVFDDGDELEGVEVGSYADFGFFRDSVTELLEGGKTGDKYPTLILHSDCDGEWTLAECERLKGELEDISAKFRDLPAIQYQSDWQRHVAHFLGLKPTCLYDSFIDVDGEPVLERLSRLCSVAIQSGQSIVFQ; encoded by the coding sequence ATGGGGTTGTATCTGTGTGTGTTCGACGATGGTGATGAGCTCGAAGGAGTCGAGGTTGGGAGCTACGCCGACTTCGGATTCTTTCGAGACAGTGTCACGGAGCTTCTCGAGGGAGGGAAGACTGGGGATAAGTATCCGACGTTAATTCTTCATTCCGATTGTGACGGCGAATGGACTCTCGCCGAATGTGAGCGACTAAAAGGCGAGCTCGAGGATATATCAGCAAAGTTTCGGGACCTGCCTGCCATTCAGTACCAATCTGATTGGCAGAGACATGTTGCACATTTTTTAGGCTTGAAGCCGACGTGTCTATATGATTCGTTTATTGATGTTGATGGGGAGCCAGTTCTAGAGAGACTAAGTCGGTTATGCAGTGTCGCCATCCAAAGCGGACAGTCGATTGTCTTTCAATAA